The following proteins come from a genomic window of Caloenas nicobarica isolate bCalNic1 chromosome 24, bCalNic1.hap1, whole genome shotgun sequence:
- the HDAC5 gene encoding histone deacetylase 5 isoform X3, with the protein MDPQSDTGPEGPAEPPGERRGPGLDAAARERQLQRELLALKQQQQLQKQLLFAEFQKQHEHLTRQHEVQLQKHLKQQQEALAARRQQELEQQRQRERQELEQQQRLEQLHALRSKDRSRESAIASTEVKLKLQEFLLSKTKEPGTGPPNHSLPQHPKCWAHHTSLDQSSPPQTGSPGTPPSYKLPLLGTYDTRDDFPLRKTASEPNLKVRSRLKQKVAERRSSPLLRRKDGTVISTFKKRAIEITVSSLCSSAPGSGPSSPNSSHGAIAENGLTGSVPNIPAELLPQPLALDGSGQLSLYTSPSLPNISLGLQATVTVTNSHLSASPKLSPQAEAERPAVAALRPGATLTGKFLSTSSIPGCLLGVALDGDPATGPSSLLQHVLLLEQARQQSTLIAVPLHGQSPLVTGERVGSVRTVTKLPRHRPLSRTQSSPLPQSPQALPHGALPHGALQHHFLDKQQVPLGKLLPKGGELARQPPTHPEETEEELTEQQSPPPGDGVPPLAAPDTGDPPERPQDPEGCGQPLEEPGDSGDEAEAPDVTELGVTYKQVFPEAPLQLFPGTPLGVLALPHPALARTQSSPASAGVKPPAPDGPPQHLFTTGVVYDTFMLKHQCTCGNTNIHPEHAGRIQSIWSRLQETGLLGKCERVRGRKATLEEIQTVHSEHHTLLYGTSPLNRQKLDSKKLLGPISQKTYAVLPCGGIGVDSDTVWNEMHSSSAVRMAVGCLLELAFKVAAGDIKNGFAVIRPPGHHAEESTAMGFCFFNSVAISAKLLQQKLSVGRILIVDWDIHHGNGTQQAFYSDPNVLYISLHRYDDGNFFPGSGAPEEVGSGMGVGYNVNIAWTGGVDPPIGDVEYLTAFRTVVMPIATEFSPDVVLVSAGFDAVEGHLSPLGGYSVTAKCFGHLTKQLMMLAGGRVVLALEGGHDLTAICDASEACVSALLGLELEPLDPSLLQQKPNANAVATLEKVIEIQSRHWASLRGCAGAVGRSLLEAQAGETAEAETVTAMALLSVGAEQGGCGPRPRPAEEPMEAEPAP; encoded by the exons ATGGATCCCCAGAGTGACACAG GGCCGGAGGGGCCGGCGGAGCcccccggggagcggcggggcccggggctgGACGCGGCGGCGCGGGAGCGGCAGCTGCAGCGGGAGCTCCTGGCgctcaagcagcagcagcagctccagaagcagctgctcttcGCCGAGTTCCAGAAGCAGCACGAGCACCTCACCCGCCAGCACGAGGTCCAGCTCCAGAAGCACCTCAAG cagcagcaggaggcgCTGGCCGCGCgccggcagcaggagctggagcagcagcggcagcgggagcggcaggagctggagcagcagcagcgcctgGAGCAGCTGCACGCGCTGCGCAGCAAGGACAGGAGCCGTGAGA GTGCCATCGCCAGCACCGAGGTGAAGCTGAAGCTGCAGGAGTTTCTGCTCAGCAAGACGAAGGAGCCGGGCACCGGCCCCCCCAACCAttccctcccccagcaccccaaatgTTG GGCTCACCACACCTCGTTGGACCAGAGTTCCCCCCCCCAGACTGGCAGCCCCGGGACACCCCCCTCCTACAAACTCCCCCTGCTCGGCACCTACGACACCCGGGACGATTTCCCACTGCGCAAaactg CCTCCGAGCCCAACCTGAAGGTGCGGTCACGGTTAAAACAGAAGGTGGCGGAGCGCAGGAGCAGCCCGCTGCTGCGCAGGAAGGACGGCACCGTCATCAGCACCTTCAAGAAGCGCGCAATTGAGATCACGG TGTCCTCGCTCTGCAGCAGCGCCCCTGGCTCCGGGCCCAGCTCCCCCAACAGCTCCCACGGCGCCATTGCCGAGAATGGTCTCACCGGCTCCGTCCCCAACATCCCCGCCGAG ctcctgccgCAGCCCCTGGCGCTGGACGGCTCTGGCCAGCTCAGCCTCTACACGTCCCCGTCGCTGCCCaacatctccctggggctccaggccACCGTCACCGTCACCAACTCCCACCTCAGT gcgTCCCCCAAGCTGTCCCCGCAGGCGGAGGCCGAGCGCCCCGCGGTGGCTGCTCTGCGCCCTGGGGCCACCCTCACCGGCAAGTTCCTGAGCACGTCGTCCATCCCGGGCTGCCTGCTGGGGGTGGCGCTGGACGGGGACCCCGCCACCGGCCCCTCGTCCCTGCTGCAGcatgtcctgctgctggagcaagCGCGCCAGCAGAGCACCCTCATCGCCG TGCCGCTGCACGGGCAGTCGCCGCTGGTGACCGGGGAGCGCGTGGGGAGCGTGCGGACGGTGACGAAGCTGCCGCGGCACCGGCCCCTGAGCCGCACACAGTCGTCCCcgctgccccagagcccccaggccctgccccaTGGCGCGCTGCCCCACGGCGCCCTCCAGCACCACTTCCTCGACAAGCAGCAGGTCCCGCTGGGcaag ctgctccccaaggGGGGGGAGCTGGCACGGCAGCCCCCCACCCACCCCGAGGAGACGGAGGAGGAGCTGACGGAGCAGCAGTCTCCCCCGCCGGGTGACGGGGTCCCCCCCCTCGCCGCCCCGGACACCGGGGACCCCCCGGAGCGACCGCAGGACCctgagggctgtgggcagcccCTCGAGGAGCCGGGTGACAGCGGGGACGAGGCCGAGGCCCCTGACGTGACCGAGCTGGGGGTCACCTACAAGCAG GTGTTCCCCGAGGCGCCGCTGCAGCTGTTCCCCGGCACCCCCCTGGGCGTCCTGGCGCTGCCGCACCCGGCGCTCGCCCGCACCCAGTCGTCCCCGGCCAGCGCTGGCGTGAAGCCCCCCGCGCCCGACGGGCCCCCCCAGCACCTCTTCACCACAG GCGTGGTGTACGACACGTTCATGCTGAAGCACCAGTGCACCTGCGGGAACACCAACATCCACCCCGAGCACGCCGGCCGCATCCAGAGCATCTGGTCACGCCTACAGGAGACTGGCCTCCTCGGCAAGTGCGAG CGTGTCCGAGGCAGGAAGGCGACGCTGGAGGAGATCCAGACGGTGCACTCGGAGCATCACACGCTGCTCTACGGCACCAGCCCCCTCAACCGCCAGAAGCTCGACAGCAAGAAGCTCCTGG GTCCCATCAGCCAGAAGACATACGCAGTGCTGCCGTGCGGGGGCATCGGG GTGGACAGTGACACGGTGTGGAATGAGATGCACTCGTCCAGCGCGGTGCGCATGGCGGTGGGCTGCCTGCTGGAGCTCGCCTTCaaggtggctgctggggacatCAAG AACGGCTTTGCTGTCATCCGCCCCCCGGGGCACCATGCGGAGGAGTCCACGGCCAT gggcttttgctttttcaactCGGTGGCCATCTCAGccaaactgctccagcagaagcTCAGCGTGGGCAGGATCCTCATCGTGGACTGG GACATCCACCATGGGAACGGGACCCAGCAAGCCTTCTACAGTGACCCCAACGTCCTCTACATCTCCCTGCATCGCTACGACGACGGCAACTTCTTCCCAGGCAGTGGGGCGCCCGAGGAG gTGGGCAGCGGGATGGGAGTGGGCTACAATGTCAACATCGCCTGGACCGGCGGCGTGGACCCCCCCATTGGGGACGTGGAGTATCTGACCGCCTTCAG GACCGTGGTGATGCCCATCGCGACTGAGTTCTCCCCGGACGTGGTGCTGGTCTCGGCTGGATTCGACGCCGTCGAGGGTCACTTGTCACCACTCGGCGGCTACTCTGTCACCGCCAAAT GTTTTGGGCACCTGACGAAGCAGCTGATGATGCTGGCGGGGGGCCGGGTGGTGCTGGCGCTGGAGGGGGGGCACGACCTGACGGCCATCTGCGACGCCTCGGAGGCCTGCGTGTCCGCGCTGCTGGGCCTGGAG CTGGAGCCCCTGGACCCgtccctcctgcagcagaagcCCAACGCCAATGCAGTGGCCACCCTGGAGAAGGTCATCGAGATCCAGA GCCGGCACTGGGCCTCGCTGCGGGGCTGCGCGGGCGCCGTGGGCCGCTCGCTGCTGGAGGCGCAGGCAGGGGAGACGGCGGAGGCCGAGACGGTGACGGCCATGGCACTGCTGTCAGTGGGCGCCGAGCAGGGGGGCTGCGGCCCCCGGCCCAG gcCGGcggaggagcccatggaggccGAGCCCGCGCCCTGA
- the HDAC5 gene encoding histone deacetylase 5 isoform X1, which translates to MLLSGRAGPRCKDGGAVGRARGAGAGTGTRAGLPGGTGTAPALTASPHGPPLHHCHPPATMDPQSDTGPEGPAEPPGERRGPGLDAAARERQLQRELLALKQQQQLQKQLLFAEFQKQHEHLTRQHEVQLQKHLKQQQEALAARRQQELEQQRQRERQELEQQQRLEQLHALRSKDRSRESAIASTEVKLKLQEFLLSKTKEPGTGPPNHSLPQHPKCWAHHTSLDQSSPPQTGSPGTPPSYKLPLLGTYDTRDDFPLRKTASEPNLKVRSRLKQKVAERRSSPLLRRKDGTVISTFKKRAIEITVSSLCSSAPGSGPSSPNSSHGAIAENGLTGSVPNIPAEQLLPQPLALDGSGQLSLYTSPSLPNISLGLQATVTVTNSHLSASPKLSPQAEAERPAVAALRPGATLTGKFLSTSSIPGCLLGVALDGDPATGPSSLLQHVLLLEQARQQSTLIAVPLHGQSPLVTGERVGSVRTVTKLPRHRPLSRTQSSPLPQSPQALPHGALPHGALQHHFLDKQQVPLGKLLPKGGELARQPPTHPEETEEELTEQQSPPPGDGVPPLAAPDTGDPPERPQDPEGCGQPLEEPGDSGDEAEAPDVTELGVTYKQVFPEAPLQLFPGTPLGVLALPHPALARTQSSPASAGVKPPAPDGPPQHLFTTGVVYDTFMLKHQCTCGNTNIHPEHAGRIQSIWSRLQETGLLGKCERVRGRKATLEEIQTVHSEHHTLLYGTSPLNRQKLDSKKLLGPISQKTYAVLPCGGIGVDSDTVWNEMHSSSAVRMAVGCLLELAFKVAAGDIKNGFAVIRPPGHHAEESTAMGFCFFNSVAISAKLLQQKLSVGRILIVDWDIHHGNGTQQAFYSDPNVLYISLHRYDDGNFFPGSGAPEEVGSGMGVGYNVNIAWTGGVDPPIGDVEYLTAFRTVVMPIATEFSPDVVLVSAGFDAVEGHLSPLGGYSVTAKCFGHLTKQLMMLAGGRVVLALEGGHDLTAICDASEACVSALLGLELEPLDPSLLQQKPNANAVATLEKVIEIQSRHWASLRGCAGAVGRSLLEAQAGETAEAETVTAMALLSVGAEQGGCGPRPRPAEEPMEAEPAP; encoded by the exons ATGTTGTTgtcggggcgggcggggcccCGCTGCAAAGATGGAGGGGCGGTGGGGCGCGCGcggggcgccggggccgggaCCGGGACCCGCGCAG GGCTCCCGGGCGGCACGGGCACAGCCCCGGCGCTGACAGCCTCTCCGCACGGCCCCCCCCTGCACCACTGTCACCCGCCGGCCACCATGGATCCCCAGAGTGACACAG GGCCGGAGGGGCCGGCGGAGCcccccggggagcggcggggcccggggctgGACGCGGCGGCGCGGGAGCGGCAGCTGCAGCGGGAGCTCCTGGCgctcaagcagcagcagcagctccagaagcagctgctcttcGCCGAGTTCCAGAAGCAGCACGAGCACCTCACCCGCCAGCACGAGGTCCAGCTCCAGAAGCACCTCAAG cagcagcaggaggcgCTGGCCGCGCgccggcagcaggagctggagcagcagcggcagcgggagcggcaggagctggagcagcagcagcgcctgGAGCAGCTGCACGCGCTGCGCAGCAAGGACAGGAGCCGTGAGA GTGCCATCGCCAGCACCGAGGTGAAGCTGAAGCTGCAGGAGTTTCTGCTCAGCAAGACGAAGGAGCCGGGCACCGGCCCCCCCAACCAttccctcccccagcaccccaaatgTTG GGCTCACCACACCTCGTTGGACCAGAGTTCCCCCCCCCAGACTGGCAGCCCCGGGACACCCCCCTCCTACAAACTCCCCCTGCTCGGCACCTACGACACCCGGGACGATTTCCCACTGCGCAAaactg CCTCCGAGCCCAACCTGAAGGTGCGGTCACGGTTAAAACAGAAGGTGGCGGAGCGCAGGAGCAGCCCGCTGCTGCGCAGGAAGGACGGCACCGTCATCAGCACCTTCAAGAAGCGCGCAATTGAGATCACGG TGTCCTCGCTCTGCAGCAGCGCCCCTGGCTCCGGGCCCAGCTCCCCCAACAGCTCCCACGGCGCCATTGCCGAGAATGGTCTCACCGGCTCCGTCCCCAACATCCCCGCCGAG cagctcctgccgCAGCCCCTGGCGCTGGACGGCTCTGGCCAGCTCAGCCTCTACACGTCCCCGTCGCTGCCCaacatctccctggggctccaggccACCGTCACCGTCACCAACTCCCACCTCAGT gcgTCCCCCAAGCTGTCCCCGCAGGCGGAGGCCGAGCGCCCCGCGGTGGCTGCTCTGCGCCCTGGGGCCACCCTCACCGGCAAGTTCCTGAGCACGTCGTCCATCCCGGGCTGCCTGCTGGGGGTGGCGCTGGACGGGGACCCCGCCACCGGCCCCTCGTCCCTGCTGCAGcatgtcctgctgctggagcaagCGCGCCAGCAGAGCACCCTCATCGCCG TGCCGCTGCACGGGCAGTCGCCGCTGGTGACCGGGGAGCGCGTGGGGAGCGTGCGGACGGTGACGAAGCTGCCGCGGCACCGGCCCCTGAGCCGCACACAGTCGTCCCcgctgccccagagcccccaggccctgccccaTGGCGCGCTGCCCCACGGCGCCCTCCAGCACCACTTCCTCGACAAGCAGCAGGTCCCGCTGGGcaag ctgctccccaaggGGGGGGAGCTGGCACGGCAGCCCCCCACCCACCCCGAGGAGACGGAGGAGGAGCTGACGGAGCAGCAGTCTCCCCCGCCGGGTGACGGGGTCCCCCCCCTCGCCGCCCCGGACACCGGGGACCCCCCGGAGCGACCGCAGGACCctgagggctgtgggcagcccCTCGAGGAGCCGGGTGACAGCGGGGACGAGGCCGAGGCCCCTGACGTGACCGAGCTGGGGGTCACCTACAAGCAG GTGTTCCCCGAGGCGCCGCTGCAGCTGTTCCCCGGCACCCCCCTGGGCGTCCTGGCGCTGCCGCACCCGGCGCTCGCCCGCACCCAGTCGTCCCCGGCCAGCGCTGGCGTGAAGCCCCCCGCGCCCGACGGGCCCCCCCAGCACCTCTTCACCACAG GCGTGGTGTACGACACGTTCATGCTGAAGCACCAGTGCACCTGCGGGAACACCAACATCCACCCCGAGCACGCCGGCCGCATCCAGAGCATCTGGTCACGCCTACAGGAGACTGGCCTCCTCGGCAAGTGCGAG CGTGTCCGAGGCAGGAAGGCGACGCTGGAGGAGATCCAGACGGTGCACTCGGAGCATCACACGCTGCTCTACGGCACCAGCCCCCTCAACCGCCAGAAGCTCGACAGCAAGAAGCTCCTGG GTCCCATCAGCCAGAAGACATACGCAGTGCTGCCGTGCGGGGGCATCGGG GTGGACAGTGACACGGTGTGGAATGAGATGCACTCGTCCAGCGCGGTGCGCATGGCGGTGGGCTGCCTGCTGGAGCTCGCCTTCaaggtggctgctggggacatCAAG AACGGCTTTGCTGTCATCCGCCCCCCGGGGCACCATGCGGAGGAGTCCACGGCCAT gggcttttgctttttcaactCGGTGGCCATCTCAGccaaactgctccagcagaagcTCAGCGTGGGCAGGATCCTCATCGTGGACTGG GACATCCACCATGGGAACGGGACCCAGCAAGCCTTCTACAGTGACCCCAACGTCCTCTACATCTCCCTGCATCGCTACGACGACGGCAACTTCTTCCCAGGCAGTGGGGCGCCCGAGGAG gTGGGCAGCGGGATGGGAGTGGGCTACAATGTCAACATCGCCTGGACCGGCGGCGTGGACCCCCCCATTGGGGACGTGGAGTATCTGACCGCCTTCAG GACCGTGGTGATGCCCATCGCGACTGAGTTCTCCCCGGACGTGGTGCTGGTCTCGGCTGGATTCGACGCCGTCGAGGGTCACTTGTCACCACTCGGCGGCTACTCTGTCACCGCCAAAT GTTTTGGGCACCTGACGAAGCAGCTGATGATGCTGGCGGGGGGCCGGGTGGTGCTGGCGCTGGAGGGGGGGCACGACCTGACGGCCATCTGCGACGCCTCGGAGGCCTGCGTGTCCGCGCTGCTGGGCCTGGAG CTGGAGCCCCTGGACCCgtccctcctgcagcagaagcCCAACGCCAATGCAGTGGCCACCCTGGAGAAGGTCATCGAGATCCAGA GCCGGCACTGGGCCTCGCTGCGGGGCTGCGCGGGCGCCGTGGGCCGCTCGCTGCTGGAGGCGCAGGCAGGGGAGACGGCGGAGGCCGAGACGGTGACGGCCATGGCACTGCTGTCAGTGGGCGCCGAGCAGGGGGGCTGCGGCCCCCGGCCCAG gcCGGcggaggagcccatggaggccGAGCCCGCGCCCTGA
- the HDAC5 gene encoding histone deacetylase 5 isoform X2, producing MDPQSDTGPEGPAEPPGERRGPGLDAAARERQLQRELLALKQQQQLQKQLLFAEFQKQHEHLTRQHEVQLQKHLKQQEALAARRQQELEQQRQRERQELEQQQRLEQLHALRSKDRSRESAIASTEVKLKLQEFLLSKTKEPGTGPPNHSLPQHPKCWAHHTSLDQSSPPQTGSPGTPPSYKLPLLGTYDTRDDFPLRKTASEPNLKVRSRLKQKVAERRSSPLLRRKDGTVISTFKKRAIEITVSSLCSSAPGSGPSSPNSSHGAIAENGLTGSVPNIPAEQLLPQPLALDGSGQLSLYTSPSLPNISLGLQATVTVTNSHLSASPKLSPQAEAERPAVAALRPGATLTGKFLSTSSIPGCLLGVALDGDPATGPSSLLQHVLLLEQARQQSTLIAVPLHGQSPLVTGERVGSVRTVTKLPRHRPLSRTQSSPLPQSPQALPHGALPHGALQHHFLDKQQVPLGKLLPKGGELARQPPTHPEETEEELTEQQSPPPGDGVPPLAAPDTGDPPERPQDPEGCGQPLEEPGDSGDEAEAPDVTELGVTYKQVFPEAPLQLFPGTPLGVLALPHPALARTQSSPASAGVKPPAPDGPPQHLFTTGVVYDTFMLKHQCTCGNTNIHPEHAGRIQSIWSRLQETGLLGKCERVRGRKATLEEIQTVHSEHHTLLYGTSPLNRQKLDSKKLLGPISQKTYAVLPCGGIGVDSDTVWNEMHSSSAVRMAVGCLLELAFKVAAGDIKNGFAVIRPPGHHAEESTAMGFCFFNSVAISAKLLQQKLSVGRILIVDWDIHHGNGTQQAFYSDPNVLYISLHRYDDGNFFPGSGAPEEVGSGMGVGYNVNIAWTGGVDPPIGDVEYLTAFRTVVMPIATEFSPDVVLVSAGFDAVEGHLSPLGGYSVTAKCFGHLTKQLMMLAGGRVVLALEGGHDLTAICDASEACVSALLGLELEPLDPSLLQQKPNANAVATLEKVIEIQSRHWASLRGCAGAVGRSLLEAQAGETAEAETVTAMALLSVGAEQGGCGPRPRPAEEPMEAEPAP from the exons ATGGATCCCCAGAGTGACACAG GGCCGGAGGGGCCGGCGGAGCcccccggggagcggcggggcccggggctgGACGCGGCGGCGCGGGAGCGGCAGCTGCAGCGGGAGCTCCTGGCgctcaagcagcagcagcagctccagaagcagctgctcttcGCCGAGTTCCAGAAGCAGCACGAGCACCTCACCCGCCAGCACGAGGTCCAGCTCCAGAAGCACCTCAAG cagcaggaggcgCTGGCCGCGCgccggcagcaggagctggagcagcagcggcagcgggagcggcaggagctggagcagcagcagcgcctgGAGCAGCTGCACGCGCTGCGCAGCAAGGACAGGAGCCGTGAGA GTGCCATCGCCAGCACCGAGGTGAAGCTGAAGCTGCAGGAGTTTCTGCTCAGCAAGACGAAGGAGCCGGGCACCGGCCCCCCCAACCAttccctcccccagcaccccaaatgTTG GGCTCACCACACCTCGTTGGACCAGAGTTCCCCCCCCCAGACTGGCAGCCCCGGGACACCCCCCTCCTACAAACTCCCCCTGCTCGGCACCTACGACACCCGGGACGATTTCCCACTGCGCAAaactg CCTCCGAGCCCAACCTGAAGGTGCGGTCACGGTTAAAACAGAAGGTGGCGGAGCGCAGGAGCAGCCCGCTGCTGCGCAGGAAGGACGGCACCGTCATCAGCACCTTCAAGAAGCGCGCAATTGAGATCACGG TGTCCTCGCTCTGCAGCAGCGCCCCTGGCTCCGGGCCCAGCTCCCCCAACAGCTCCCACGGCGCCATTGCCGAGAATGGTCTCACCGGCTCCGTCCCCAACATCCCCGCCGAG cagctcctgccgCAGCCCCTGGCGCTGGACGGCTCTGGCCAGCTCAGCCTCTACACGTCCCCGTCGCTGCCCaacatctccctggggctccaggccACCGTCACCGTCACCAACTCCCACCTCAGT gcgTCCCCCAAGCTGTCCCCGCAGGCGGAGGCCGAGCGCCCCGCGGTGGCTGCTCTGCGCCCTGGGGCCACCCTCACCGGCAAGTTCCTGAGCACGTCGTCCATCCCGGGCTGCCTGCTGGGGGTGGCGCTGGACGGGGACCCCGCCACCGGCCCCTCGTCCCTGCTGCAGcatgtcctgctgctggagcaagCGCGCCAGCAGAGCACCCTCATCGCCG TGCCGCTGCACGGGCAGTCGCCGCTGGTGACCGGGGAGCGCGTGGGGAGCGTGCGGACGGTGACGAAGCTGCCGCGGCACCGGCCCCTGAGCCGCACACAGTCGTCCCcgctgccccagagcccccaggccctgccccaTGGCGCGCTGCCCCACGGCGCCCTCCAGCACCACTTCCTCGACAAGCAGCAGGTCCCGCTGGGcaag ctgctccccaaggGGGGGGAGCTGGCACGGCAGCCCCCCACCCACCCCGAGGAGACGGAGGAGGAGCTGACGGAGCAGCAGTCTCCCCCGCCGGGTGACGGGGTCCCCCCCCTCGCCGCCCCGGACACCGGGGACCCCCCGGAGCGACCGCAGGACCctgagggctgtgggcagcccCTCGAGGAGCCGGGTGACAGCGGGGACGAGGCCGAGGCCCCTGACGTGACCGAGCTGGGGGTCACCTACAAGCAG GTGTTCCCCGAGGCGCCGCTGCAGCTGTTCCCCGGCACCCCCCTGGGCGTCCTGGCGCTGCCGCACCCGGCGCTCGCCCGCACCCAGTCGTCCCCGGCCAGCGCTGGCGTGAAGCCCCCCGCGCCCGACGGGCCCCCCCAGCACCTCTTCACCACAG GCGTGGTGTACGACACGTTCATGCTGAAGCACCAGTGCACCTGCGGGAACACCAACATCCACCCCGAGCACGCCGGCCGCATCCAGAGCATCTGGTCACGCCTACAGGAGACTGGCCTCCTCGGCAAGTGCGAG CGTGTCCGAGGCAGGAAGGCGACGCTGGAGGAGATCCAGACGGTGCACTCGGAGCATCACACGCTGCTCTACGGCACCAGCCCCCTCAACCGCCAGAAGCTCGACAGCAAGAAGCTCCTGG GTCCCATCAGCCAGAAGACATACGCAGTGCTGCCGTGCGGGGGCATCGGG GTGGACAGTGACACGGTGTGGAATGAGATGCACTCGTCCAGCGCGGTGCGCATGGCGGTGGGCTGCCTGCTGGAGCTCGCCTTCaaggtggctgctggggacatCAAG AACGGCTTTGCTGTCATCCGCCCCCCGGGGCACCATGCGGAGGAGTCCACGGCCAT gggcttttgctttttcaactCGGTGGCCATCTCAGccaaactgctccagcagaagcTCAGCGTGGGCAGGATCCTCATCGTGGACTGG GACATCCACCATGGGAACGGGACCCAGCAAGCCTTCTACAGTGACCCCAACGTCCTCTACATCTCCCTGCATCGCTACGACGACGGCAACTTCTTCCCAGGCAGTGGGGCGCCCGAGGAG gTGGGCAGCGGGATGGGAGTGGGCTACAATGTCAACATCGCCTGGACCGGCGGCGTGGACCCCCCCATTGGGGACGTGGAGTATCTGACCGCCTTCAG GACCGTGGTGATGCCCATCGCGACTGAGTTCTCCCCGGACGTGGTGCTGGTCTCGGCTGGATTCGACGCCGTCGAGGGTCACTTGTCACCACTCGGCGGCTACTCTGTCACCGCCAAAT GTTTTGGGCACCTGACGAAGCAGCTGATGATGCTGGCGGGGGGCCGGGTGGTGCTGGCGCTGGAGGGGGGGCACGACCTGACGGCCATCTGCGACGCCTCGGAGGCCTGCGTGTCCGCGCTGCTGGGCCTGGAG CTGGAGCCCCTGGACCCgtccctcctgcagcagaagcCCAACGCCAATGCAGTGGCCACCCTGGAGAAGGTCATCGAGATCCAGA GCCGGCACTGGGCCTCGCTGCGGGGCTGCGCGGGCGCCGTGGGCCGCTCGCTGCTGGAGGCGCAGGCAGGGGAGACGGCGGAGGCCGAGACGGTGACGGCCATGGCACTGCTGTCAGTGGGCGCCGAGCAGGGGGGCTGCGGCCCCCGGCCCAG gcCGGcggaggagcccatggaggccGAGCCCGCGCCCTGA